In one window of Sphingomonas glaciei DNA:
- the rpoZ gene encoding DNA-directed RNA polymerase subunit omega produces MARVTVEDCVDKVSNRFDLVLLAAQRARQISGGADLTIDRDRDKNPVVALREIAEETVRPKELNESLISSLQRVQIDEEDATDELASLSESAEALRLTAAAPPRPTPSGGDYE; encoded by the coding sequence ATGGCACGCGTCACCGTCGAAGATTGCGTCGACAAGGTCTCGAACCGCTTTGATCTCGTCCTGCTTGCGGCCCAGCGCGCGCGGCAGATTTCGGGCGGCGCCGATCTCACCATTGATCGTGACCGCGACAAGAATCCGGTCGTCGCCCTGCGCGAGATCGCCGAGGAAACCGTTCGCCCGAAGGAGCTGAACGAATCGCTGATTTCCAGCCTGCAGCGCGTCCAGATCGACGAGGAGGATGCCACTGACGAGCTGGCCTCGCTCAGCGAATCGGCCGAGGCGCTTCGCCTCACCGCCGCCGCGCCGCCGCGTCCGACCCCTTCGGGCGGCGATTACGAATAA
- a CDS encoding phospholipase D-like domain-containing protein — protein MAHPLIDMLALDARASTEEPMSDLLEPPVVSASTVTAEVAGTRLTLVEGGTERLKLILRMIDGATRSVRLLFYMMDADAVGEAVRDALVRAASRGCTVQVILDGFGSSIPSDFFDPLKQAGGSSCLFNPRIGVRYLLRNHQKLVVIDDAEAITGGANLTVDYMSDQSPERWRDLWLHVEGPAVRAAARYYDALHAWTVRKGPKLRELRRLLHRHSQRKGALQWQYTGPVRRGHPWTFGVARDLAAAGSLDMIAAYFSPPFAMLRRLRRLGRRGQVRIMTAARSDNNATIGAARHTYRGLLRAGVRMFEFQPEKLHTKLLIMDDVVHLGSANFDFRSLYLNLEMMLRIEDAGFAAQMRDYFERQVGEAQEITPALHRQRASWWHKLKWALSNFLVTAVDYTVTRRLNFGPER, from the coding sequence GTGGCGCATCCCCTCATCGACATGCTTGCGCTGGACGCCCGGGCGTCTACCGAGGAACCCATGTCCGACCTCCTCGAGCCTCCGGTCGTGAGCGCCTCCACCGTGACGGCGGAAGTGGCGGGGACGAGGCTGACCCTGGTTGAGGGCGGGACCGAGCGGCTGAAGCTGATCCTGCGGATGATCGACGGGGCGACCCGCTCGGTGCGGCTCTTGTTCTACATGATGGACGCGGACGCGGTCGGCGAGGCGGTTCGCGACGCGCTGGTGCGGGCGGCGTCACGCGGTTGCACCGTCCAGGTGATCCTCGACGGGTTCGGGTCGAGTATCCCGTCCGACTTCTTCGACCCGCTCAAGCAGGCGGGCGGGTCGAGTTGCCTGTTCAACCCGCGGATCGGGGTCCGCTACCTGCTGCGCAACCACCAGAAACTGGTGGTGATCGACGACGCGGAGGCGATCACCGGCGGGGCCAATCTGACGGTCGATTACATGAGCGACCAGTCACCCGAGCGCTGGCGCGACCTGTGGCTGCATGTCGAAGGACCGGCGGTGCGGGCGGCGGCGCGTTACTACGACGCGCTGCATGCGTGGACCGTGCGCAAAGGGCCCAAGCTGCGCGAATTGCGCCGGCTGCTTCACCGCCACAGCCAGCGCAAGGGCGCGCTCCAGTGGCAATATACCGGGCCGGTCCGGCGCGGGCATCCGTGGACCTTCGGAGTGGCGCGCGACCTGGCGGCGGCCGGCAGCCTGGACATGATCGCGGCCTATTTCTCCCCGCCGTTCGCGATGCTGCGCCGGCTTCGCCGGCTGGGGCGCAGGGGGCAGGTGCGGATCATGACCGCCGCGCGCTCCGACAACAACGCCACCATCGGCGCCGCGCGGCATACCTATCGCGGGCTGCTGCGGGCCGGTGTCCGGATGTTCGAGTTCCAGCCCGAGAAGCTGCACACCAAGCTGCTGATCATGGACGACGTGGTCCACCTCGGCTCGGCCAATTTCGACTTCCGCAGCCTCTACCTCAACCTCGAGATGATGCTGCGGATCGAGGATGCCGGCTTCGCGGCGCAGATGCGCGACTATTTCGAGCGGCAGGTGGGCGAAGCGCAGGAGATCACCCCGGCTCTTCACCGCCAGCGGGCAAGCTGGTGGCACAAGCTCAAATGGGCTCTATCGAACTTCCTGGTGACCGCAGTCGATTATACCGTGACCCGGCGGCTGAACTTCGGGCCGGAGCGGTAG
- a CDS encoding class I SAM-dependent methyltransferase: MQATSARALKERRRHARRGRGGSERLAFLRGFFKNPVMVGSVIPSSRRLIDKMLGPVDWPNTRLFVEYGPGVGTFTRIILEQLPEDARLVTIDTNPEFTAFLKETIDDPRLIAVTASATDVEKVLSERGLPPADYILSGLPFSTLPPGVGDEIGAATARAIRPGGAFLVYQFSPKVRDFIAPVFDRIDRGFEWVNVPPATLFWAWRDEA, from the coding sequence ATGCAAGCCACTTCTGCCCGCGCGCTCAAGGAACGGCGTCGCCATGCCCGCCGCGGTCGCGGCGGATCCGAGCGGCTCGCCTTTCTCCGCGGCTTCTTCAAGAATCCGGTAATGGTCGGCTCGGTCATTCCCTCGAGCCGGCGGCTGATCGACAAGATGCTCGGGCCGGTCGACTGGCCCAACACCAGGCTGTTCGTCGAATATGGTCCCGGCGTCGGTACCTTCACCCGCATCATCCTCGAGCAATTGCCCGAGGATGCGCGGCTGGTGACCATCGACACCAACCCCGAATTCACCGCCTTCCTCAAAGAAACCATCGACGATCCGCGGCTGATCGCGGTGACCGCCAGCGCGACCGACGTCGAAAAGGTGCTGAGCGAGCGCGGCTTGCCGCCGGCCGACTACATCCTCTCGGGCCTGCCCTTCTCGACCCTGCCGCCAGGCGTGGGCGACGAGATCGGCGCCGCCACCGCGCGCGCGATCCGTCCCGGCGGCGCGTTCCTGGTCTATCAGTTCAGCCCCAAGGTCCGCGATTTCATCGCCCCGGTCTTCGATCGCATTGATCGCGGCTTCGAATGGGTCAACGTGCCTCCCGCGACCCTGTTCTGGGCGTGGCGCGACGAGGCCTGA
- a CDS encoding MFS transporter: protein MSDVPAKRQKVGGSALTNLHFLLLYAAMLVAAAGNTALQSVMPAIGRAIGIADFWVAIAYTWSAVLWVWLAPLWAEKSDHHGRKALTQLGLVGFIVSMTLCGLVLISGLNGWTGPALTFLLFGLFRAIYGALGCATPSATQAYLAARTRRSARTAQLSALSSSFGLGTIVGPALAPLFVLPFIGLPGPLFAFALIALGVAVAIQWWLPDDRGKLGDGRGAAMSYPSLASMITGASVRAATAPQRQKRLSWSDGRIRQWIVAGVVAGHAQAATLTCIGFFIIDVLRIEPLGAEQPIAIVMMAGAGGTLAAQWGLIPKLGLAPRALIVWGALIAALGLGVTAAASDLYGLVLGFGLASIGFGFTRPGFTAGASLAVPLAEQGAVAGVITSANGIAYVIAPAAGMALYALDPHLPFAVAVLVVVALAWWGRKLR, encoded by the coding sequence ATGAGCGATGTGCCAGCGAAGCGACAGAAGGTTGGCGGATCGGCGCTGACCAACCTCCATTTCCTGCTCCTCTATGCCGCGATGTTGGTGGCGGCGGCGGGCAACACCGCGTTGCAATCGGTCATGCCGGCAATCGGGCGGGCGATCGGCATCGCCGATTTCTGGGTCGCGATCGCCTATACCTGGAGCGCGGTGTTGTGGGTGTGGCTGGCCCCGCTGTGGGCGGAGAAGAGCGATCACCACGGCCGCAAGGCGCTGACCCAATTGGGGCTGGTCGGCTTTATCGTCTCGATGACCCTGTGCGGGCTGGTGCTGATCTCGGGCCTCAACGGGTGGACCGGCCCGGCGCTGACCTTCCTATTGTTCGGGCTGTTCCGGGCGATCTACGGCGCGCTCGGTTGCGCGACGCCCAGCGCGACGCAGGCCTATCTGGCGGCGCGGACCCGGCGTTCGGCGCGCACCGCGCAGCTATCGGCCCTGTCCTCCTCGTTCGGGCTGGGGACGATCGTCGGGCCGGCGCTGGCGCCGTTGTTCGTGCTTCCCTTCATCGGCCTGCCGGGTCCCCTGTTCGCCTTTGCCCTGATCGCGCTGGGTGTGGCGGTAGCGATCCAATGGTGGCTACCCGACGATCGCGGCAAGCTGGGCGACGGGCGCGGGGCGGCGATGAGCTATCCCAGCCTCGCCTCGATGATCACCGGCGCCAGCGTCCGCGCGGCAACCGCGCCGCAGCGGCAGAAAAGGCTGTCGTGGAGCGACGGGCGGATCAGGCAGTGGATCGTCGCGGGGGTGGTCGCCGGGCACGCGCAGGCAGCGACCCTGACCTGCATCGGCTTCTTCATCATCGACGTGCTGCGGATCGAGCCGCTGGGCGCCGAACAGCCGATCGCTATCGTGATGATGGCCGGCGCCGGGGGCACGCTGGCGGCGCAATGGGGGCTGATCCCCAAACTCGGCCTCGCACCGCGTGCGCTGATCGTGTGGGGAGCGCTGATCGCCGCCCTCGGGCTGGGCGTCACCGCGGCGGCGAGCGACCTCTATGGGCTGGTGCTGGGGTTCGGGCTGGCCTCGATCGGGTTCGGCTTCACCCGCCCGGGCTTCACCGCCGGCGCCAGCCTGGCCGTGCCGCTGGCCGAGCAGGGTGCGGTGGCGGGCGTGATCACCAGCGCCAACGGGATTGCCTACGTCATCGCCCCGGCGGCGGGGATGGCGCTCTACGCGCTCGATCCCCACCTGCCGTTCGCGGTCGCGGTGCTGGTGGTCGTGGCCCTCGCCTGGTGGGGGCGCAAGCTGCGCTAG
- a CDS encoding CDC48 family AAA ATPase, giving the protein MADVETRIRRLQVANLPPADSGRGIARVPRSIMDQLGLSDGDVIEIEGKRTTPALAVRPYGDDEGLDIIRLDGLQRANAGVGAGDFVEVRVAQSKPATRVVFAPAQNNIRLQGSSEALKRSFAGRPLTSGDTIATAGHQRVNADMPDHVRQLLNAPAFALQEIRLSVVSTTPRGIVHIDASTVVELLSEYTEQHGERRADVTYDDLGGMRSTIDALREMVELPLRHPELFQRLGVDPPKGVLLHGPPGTGKTRLARAVANESDAQFFHIAGPEIMGSAYGESEKKLRELFEEAGQAAPSIIFIDEIDSIAPKRSQVTGEAEKRLVAQLLTLMDGLEPRQNLVVIAATNRPDAIDEALRRPGRFDREIVVGVPDETGRREILGIHTRGMPLDEGVDLDGLSRRTYGFVGADLAALTREAALEAVRRIMPELNLADGTIPTEVLDRLSVLASDFDNALKRVQPSAMREVMVQVPTVGWDDVGGLDAAAEKLKEGIELPLKHADAFKRLGIRPAKGFLLYGPPGTGKTLLAKAAARESQANFIAIKSSDLLSKWYGESEQQISRLFARARQVAPTVIFIDELDSLVPARGGGMGEPQVTERVVNTILAEMDGLEELQGVVLIGATNRPNLIDPALLRPGRLDELVYVGPPDVAGRRRILAIHAKRMPLAADVDLEDLARRTERFTGADLEDLTRRAGLTALRRDLANTEVSMADFDEALKETRASVTPEMLTEYERIADTLKSDAVRPDRGGIGFITPGMLTPREGGKS; this is encoded by the coding sequence ATGGCTGACGTGGAAACCCGAATTCGCCGCCTGCAGGTGGCCAACCTGCCCCCCGCCGACAGCGGCCGCGGGATCGCGCGGGTGCCGCGCTCGATCATGGATCAGCTTGGCCTGTCCGACGGCGACGTGATCGAAATCGAGGGCAAGCGCACTACGCCGGCGCTGGCGGTGCGGCCTTATGGCGACGACGAAGGCCTCGACATCATCCGCCTCGACGGGCTCCAGCGCGCCAATGCGGGGGTCGGCGCCGGCGATTTCGTCGAGGTGCGCGTCGCCCAGTCCAAGCCCGCGACCCGGGTGGTGTTCGCCCCGGCCCAGAACAACATCCGCCTCCAGGGTTCATCCGAAGCGCTGAAGCGCAGCTTCGCCGGGCGTCCGCTGACGAGCGGCGACACCATCGCCACCGCCGGCCACCAGCGGGTCAATGCCGACATGCCCGACCATGTCCGGCAATTGCTCAATGCGCCGGCGTTCGCGCTGCAGGAAATCCGCCTCAGCGTGGTCAGCACTACCCCGCGCGGGATCGTCCACATCGACGCGAGCACCGTTGTCGAACTGTTGTCCGAATATACCGAGCAGCATGGCGAGCGCCGCGCCGACGTCACCTACGACGACCTTGGCGGCATGCGGTCCACCATCGACGCGCTGCGCGAAATGGTCGAGCTTCCGCTGCGCCATCCCGAACTGTTCCAGCGGCTCGGCGTCGATCCGCCCAAGGGCGTTCTGCTGCACGGCCCCCCCGGCACCGGCAAGACCCGGCTGGCGCGTGCGGTCGCCAACGAAAGCGACGCGCAATTCTTCCACATCGCCGGTCCCGAGATCATGGGCTCGGCCTATGGCGAATCCGAGAAGAAGCTGCGCGAGCTGTTCGAGGAAGCGGGCCAGGCCGCGCCGTCGATCATCTTCATCGACGAGATCGACTCGATTGCGCCCAAGCGCAGCCAGGTCACCGGCGAAGCGGAGAAGCGCCTCGTCGCCCAGCTGCTGACGCTGATGGACGGGCTCGAACCGCGCCAGAACCTGGTCGTGATCGCCGCCACCAACCGCCCCGACGCGATCGACGAAGCGCTTCGCCGCCCGGGCCGGTTCGACCGCGAGATCGTGGTCGGTGTGCCCGACGAGACCGGCCGCCGCGAGATCCTCGGCATCCACACCCGCGGCATGCCGCTCGACGAAGGCGTCGACCTCGATGGCCTGTCGCGGCGCACCTACGGCTTCGTCGGCGCCGACCTTGCCGCTTTGACCCGCGAGGCCGCGCTCGAAGCGGTGCGGCGGATCATGCCCGAGCTGAACCTTGCCGACGGGACGATCCCGACCGAAGTGCTCGACCGGCTGAGCGTGCTCGCCAGCGATTTCGACAATGCGCTGAAGCGGGTCCAGCCCTCTGCGATGCGCGAGGTGATGGTGCAGGTCCCGACGGTCGGGTGGGACGATGTCGGCGGCCTCGACGCCGCCGCGGAGAAGCTGAAGGAAGGAATCGAGCTTCCACTCAAGCATGCCGACGCGTTCAAGCGGCTCGGCATCCGTCCGGCCAAGGGCTTCCTGCTCTATGGCCCGCCCGGCACCGGCAAGACCCTGCTGGCCAAGGCTGCGGCGCGCGAAAGCCAGGCCAATTTCATCGCCATCAAGTCGTCCGACCTCTTGAGCAAATGGTATGGCGAAAGCGAGCAGCAGATCAGCCGCCTGTTCGCCCGCGCCCGCCAGGTCGCGCCGACGGTGATCTTCATCGACGAGTTAGACAGCCTGGTCCCCGCGCGGGGCGGCGGAATGGGCGAGCCGCAGGTGACCGAGCGGGTGGTCAACACCATCCTTGCCGAGATGGACGGGCTGGAGGAACTGCAGGGCGTGGTGCTGATCGGCGCCACCAACCGCCCCAACCTGATCGACCCTGCCCTGCTGCGTCCGGGCCGGCTCGACGAACTGGTCTATGTCGGCCCGCCCGACGTCGCCGGCCGCCGCCGGATCCTGGCGATCCATGCCAAGCGCATGCCGCTTGCCGCCGACGTCGATCTCGAGGACCTCGCCCGCCGGACCGAGCGCTTCACCGGCGCCGACCTCGAGGATTTGACCCGCCGCGCCGGCCTCACCGCGCTTCGCCGCGATCTCGCCAATACCGAGGTCAGCATGGCCGACTTCGACGAGGCGCTGAAGGAAACCCGGGCCTCGGTCACGCCCGAGATGCTGACCGAATATGAGCGCATCGCGGACACGCTGAAGAGCGATGCGGTGCGCCCCGATCGCGGCGGGATCGGCTTCATCACCCCCGGCATGCTGACTCCGCGGGAGGGCGGCAAGAGCTAG
- a CDS encoding SDR family NAD(P)-dependent oxidoreductase: MTSPLVLITGASAGLGVHFARQLSATGARLLLIARRRDRIEALASELGNARAVTMDLAAAGAAEALLADVAEHGEHVDCLINNAGFGLHGNVAGHDPRRLREMIDLNCGVLTELTRGVLPGMIERGRGGILNVASTAAFQPGPGMGVYFATKAFVLSFSEALHHEVRGTGVHVTALCPGPTRTEFGEQAGFEPRLGEVFDRLSAQPGPVVAAGLVGLAANKAIVIPGALNKVGAQGSRFLPRALVRRIAGSLK; encoded by the coding sequence ATGACGTCACCCCTCGTCCTCATCACCGGCGCCTCGGCCGGGCTCGGTGTCCACTTCGCCCGCCAATTGTCCGCGACCGGTGCCCGGCTGTTGCTGATCGCCCGGCGCAGGGACCGGATCGAGGCGCTTGCGTCCGAACTGGGCAACGCCCGGGCGGTGACAATGGATCTCGCGGCGGCGGGCGCGGCCGAGGCGCTGCTGGCCGACGTCGCCGAGCACGGCGAGCATGTCGATTGCCTGATCAATAACGCCGGCTTCGGCCTGCACGGCAATGTAGCGGGGCATGACCCGCGCCGGTTGCGCGAAATGATCGACCTCAATTGCGGCGTGCTGACCGAACTGACCCGCGGCGTGCTGCCGGGAATGATTGAGCGCGGGCGCGGGGGAATCCTCAACGTCGCTTCCACCGCCGCCTTCCAGCCCGGCCCCGGCATGGGCGTCTACTTCGCGACCAAGGCGTTCGTGCTCAGCTTCAGCGAAGCGCTGCACCATGAAGTGCGCGGCACCGGCGTCCATGTCACCGCCCTTTGCCCCGGACCGACCAGGACCGAATTTGGCGAACAGGCGGGGTTCGAGCCGCGGCTGGGCGAGGTGTTCGACAGATTGTCCGCGCAGCCCGGTCCGGTGGTCGCTGCCGGCCTCGTGGGGCTGGCGGCGAACAAGGCGATCGTCATTCCCGGAGCGCTCAACAAGGTCGGGGCGCAGGGGTCGCGGTTCCTGCCCCGCGCGCTCGTCCGCCGCATCGCCGGCTCGCTAAAGTAA
- a CDS encoding DUF418 domain-containing protein, which translates to MQANLTAPTQASERHHILDALRGWALAGVLMANMVVFIGFGYASEPERAAALGSGLNDLAELLIEWLVVGKFYSLFSLLFGIGFAVQLARLERSGEGAGRYLRRLLILFVFGLAHLYMLWMGDILALYALMGGVLLLFRRTGNRALIRWAVALWLVPIGWSALIHFAGINLADPIYGAAMQGFAAGGIDLKMSPATWFNGADYLDQLALHPTEVLLRIADLTYQMRPAKVLGMFLIGLWLGRRGLFAATPETRGLLVRTMRIGLGVGLPVAFVRAVLHMTAGESHPLRFAEEALYCLSTPLLALGYAAGFTLLWEGRARKLLGWPAAAGRMALTNYLSQSLIQTLLFTGAGLALGNVFGLAFVLPITAAIFAVQVAFSRWWLARYRFGPGEWLWRSATYGRAQPMRLARPGEVAAA; encoded by the coding sequence ATGCAAGCGAACTTGACCGCGCCGACACAGGCGTCCGAGCGTCACCACATCCTCGATGCGTTGCGCGGCTGGGCGCTGGCCGGCGTGCTGATGGCCAACATGGTGGTGTTTATCGGATTCGGCTACGCGTCCGAGCCGGAGCGTGCCGCAGCGCTGGGCAGCGGCCTCAACGACCTCGCCGAGCTGCTGATCGAATGGCTGGTGGTGGGCAAGTTCTACTCGCTCTTCTCCTTGCTGTTCGGGATCGGCTTTGCGGTGCAGCTGGCGCGGCTGGAGCGAAGCGGGGAGGGCGCCGGGCGCTACCTCCGGCGGCTGTTAATCCTGTTCGTGTTCGGTCTGGCCCACCTGTACATGCTGTGGATGGGCGACATCCTGGCGCTGTATGCGCTGATGGGCGGGGTGCTGCTGCTGTTCCGGCGCACCGGCAACCGTGCGCTGATCCGCTGGGCGGTAGCACTATGGCTGGTGCCGATCGGCTGGTCGGCGCTGATCCACTTTGCCGGGATCAATCTTGCCGACCCGATCTACGGCGCAGCGATGCAAGGCTTCGCGGCCGGCGGCATCGACCTCAAGATGAGCCCGGCCACCTGGTTCAACGGCGCGGATTATCTCGACCAGCTGGCGCTCCACCCGACCGAGGTGCTGCTGCGGATCGCCGACCTCACCTACCAGATGCGCCCCGCCAAGGTGCTGGGGATGTTCCTGATCGGGTTGTGGCTCGGGCGGCGCGGTCTGTTCGCGGCGACCCCCGAAACGCGGGGCCTGCTGGTGCGGACGATGCGGATCGGACTGGGAGTCGGACTGCCGGTCGCCTTCGTGCGGGCGGTCCTGCACATGACCGCGGGGGAGAGCCATCCCCTGCGTTTTGCGGAGGAGGCGCTCTACTGCCTGTCCACCCCGCTGCTGGCGCTGGGCTATGCTGCGGGCTTCACCCTGCTGTGGGAGGGGCGCGCCAGGAAGCTGCTCGGATGGCCAGCGGCGGCGGGGCGGATGGCGCTCACCAACTACCTGTCGCAGTCGCTGATCCAGACCCTGCTGTTCACCGGCGCCGGGCTGGCGCTGGGCAATGTCTTCGGTCTTGCCTTCGTGCTGCCGATCACCGCGGCGATCTTCGCGGTCCAGGTCGCCTTCAGCCGCTGGTGGCTGGCGCGCTACCGCTTCGGTCCGGGCGAATGGCTGTGGCGCAGCGCCACCTACGGCCGGGCGCAGCCGATGCGGCTGGCCCGGCCCGGAGAGGTTGCGGCCGCTTAG
- a CDS encoding peptidylprolyl isomerase — protein sequence MADAPQTLTLTLSSGGDVVIKLRPDLAPGHVERIVELANEGFYDGVPFHRVIPGFMAQGGDGGRGDGTGGSSKPDLKAEFNAEPHVRGTCSMARTNQPNSANSQFFICFDDARFLDKQYTVWGQVESGMEHVDALPVGEPPRAPGKITKATVA from the coding sequence ATGGCCGACGCGCCCCAGACCCTTACCCTCACCCTGTCCAGCGGCGGCGATGTCGTGATCAAACTGCGTCCGGACCTCGCGCCCGGCCATGTCGAGCGGATCGTCGAGCTTGCCAACGAAGGCTTCTACGACGGCGTGCCCTTCCACCGCGTGATCCCGGGCTTCATGGCCCAGGGCGGCGACGGCGGCCGCGGCGACGGCACCGGCGGATCGTCCAAGCCCGACCTCAAGGCCGAATTCAACGCCGAGCCGCACGTCCGCGGCACTTGCTCGATGGCGCGCACCAACCAGCCCAACAGCGCCAACAGCCAGTTCTTCATCTGCTTTGACGACGCCCGCTTCCTCGACAAGCAATACACCGTGTGGGGCCAAGTCGAGAGCGGCATGGAGCATGTCGACGCGCTTCCGGTCGGCGAGCCGCCGCGTGCACCCGGCAAGATTACCAAGGCGACCGTCGCCTAA
- the mgtE gene encoding magnesium transporter, which translates to MSERDPLDAVLTADHAPDDVADGKVMDAEDRLRPDFVERVLDAVDAGDAETARALVEPLHPADVADLIELARADEREGLVSALAELVDADVLAELNEHVREILVSEMTPERVAEIAGELDTDDAVAIIEDLEEDDQRAVLRAMEPDDRAAIEEALTYGEETAGRLMQRDLIAVPEHWNVGQVIDYLRSEEELANDFWEVFVVSPDHHPVGTCKLSTILRSPRATSVASIMALEQTLIPVDMDQEDVALRFQKYALVSAAVVDASGRLVGMITVDDIVHIIQAEASEDVLLLSGAGEGDINEPVLDSYKARVRWLIANLLTALLASTIIRLFEGSIERLAILAALMPIVAGVGGNAGTQTLAVTVRALATNQLTGSNRWRAVGREMRVALMNGLTVATLVGIAVTLILGSGQLGAVIAAAMLFNVLIAGFAGVLVPLTMERWGADPAVASSIFVTMVTDSMGFLLFLGMATAFGLTG; encoded by the coding sequence ATGAGCGAGCGCGATCCGCTTGATGCCGTGCTGACCGCGGACCACGCGCCCGACGACGTCGCCGATGGCAAGGTGATGGATGCCGAGGACCGGCTCCGCCCCGACTTCGTCGAGCGGGTGCTCGACGCGGTCGATGCCGGCGATGCCGAAACCGCGCGGGCGCTGGTCGAACCGCTCCACCCCGCCGACGTCGCCGATCTGATCGAACTGGCCCGCGCCGACGAGCGCGAGGGGCTGGTGTCGGCGCTGGCCGAACTGGTCGACGCCGACGTGCTGGCCGAACTCAACGAGCACGTCCGCGAGATACTGGTCAGCGAAATGACGCCCGAGCGGGTCGCCGAGATCGCCGGCGAGCTCGACACCGACGACGCCGTCGCGATCATCGAGGACCTCGAGGAGGACGACCAGCGCGCGGTGCTGCGGGCGATGGAGCCCGACGACCGTGCCGCGATCGAGGAAGCGCTCACCTACGGCGAGGAGACCGCCGGGCGCCTGATGCAGCGCGACCTGATCGCGGTGCCCGAGCATTGGAACGTCGGCCAGGTGATCGACTACCTCCGCTCCGAAGAGGAACTGGCGAACGACTTCTGGGAAGTGTTCGTGGTCTCGCCCGACCACCATCCGGTCGGCACCTGCAAGCTGTCGACCATCCTGCGCTCGCCCCGCGCGACCAGCGTCGCCTCGATCATGGCGCTCGAACAGACGCTGATCCCGGTCGACATGGACCAGGAAGACGTCGCGCTGCGGTTCCAGAAATACGCGCTTGTCTCGGCCGCGGTGGTGGATGCCAGCGGGCGGCTGGTCGGGATGATCACCGTCGACGACATCGTCCATATCATCCAGGCCGAAGCGAGCGAAGACGTGCTGCTGCTGTCCGGCGCGGGTGAAGGCGACATCAACGAGCCGGTGCTCGACAGCTACAAGGCGCGGGTGCGGTGGCTGATCGCCAACCTGCTGACGGCGTTGCTGGCCTCGACCATCATCCGCCTGTTCGAAGGCTCGATCGAGCGGCTGGCGATCCTTGCCGCGCTGATGCCGATCGTCGCCGGGGTCGGCGGCAATGCCGGGACCCAGACGCTGGCGGTGACGGTGCGCGCGCTGGCGACCAACCAGCTGACCGGCTCCAACCGCTGGCGCGCGGTCGGGCGCGAGATGCGGGTGGCGCTGATGAACGGCCTGACCGTCGCCACTCTGGTCGGGATCGCGGTGACCCTGATCCTGGGCTCGGGCCAGCTCGGCGCAGTGATCGCCGCGGCCATGCTGTTCAACGTGCTGATCGCGGGCTTCGCGGGCGTTCTGGTGCCGCTGACCATGGAACGGTGGGGCGCCGACCCGGCGGTGGCGAGCTCGATCTTCGTCACCATGGTGACCGATTCGATGGGCTTCCTGCTGTTCCTGGGCATGGCCACGGCGTTTGGCCTGACCGGGTGA
- a CDS encoding DUF1489 family protein, whose product MTLAQATQSTTYSSVPLHLTKVAVGCRTLESLEKRIATRSRDGEVRVVTRMRPKRMAEIVEGGALYWIVKHRLVGCQTILRFEDRSDGRLDIVCADRLLSIPQTPKRGHQGWRYLAHEDAPKPGDNDDSGLSLLPPSLYGRLSALALL is encoded by the coding sequence GTGACCTTGGCGCAAGCCACTCAATCAACTACCTATTCCAGCGTGCCGTTACATCTGACCAAGGTCGCCGTTGGCTGCCGCACGCTCGAGTCGCTCGAGAAGCGCATCGCCACGCGGTCGAGGGACGGCGAGGTGCGGGTGGTGACGCGGATGCGGCCCAAGCGGATGGCCGAGATCGTCGAGGGCGGGGCGCTCTACTGGATCGTCAAGCATCGTCTGGTCGGCTGCCAGACCATCCTGCGCTTCGAGGACCGCAGCGACGGCCGGCTCGACATCGTCTGCGCCGACCGCCTGCTGTCGATCCCACAAACCCCCAAGCGCGGGCACCAGGGCTGGCGCTATCTGGCGCACGAGGATGCGCCCAAGCCCGGCGACAATGACGACAGCGGGCTGAGCCTGCTGCCGCCCTCACTCTACGGTCGCTTGTCGGCGCTGGCGCTGCTGTAA